The nucleotide window GTCTTGGCTGTTACCAGCTCGTAAAATTGAGCTTGACACTTAACGAAAAACCAAAGATTGATCTACCTGCTGAGAAAGAATTTTGTGATAATATTGGAACTCCGTTAGATGCAGGCTTCAATAAAGATTATTCATACAGCTGGAATACTGGCGAAACTACACATGAGATCAATGCAGACAAAGAACAAACTTACACTGTGCAAGTGACGACTCCATTTGGATGCACAAATACGGCGAGCGTCATTGTAAAAAAAGCTAAGCTGGCGGAGATTGAGAATATTTTGATTAATAATGATACTGCGATGATGCTTATGTCTTTCGTAGGAGAATATCTATATTCGATGGATCAAATTACCTCGCAAGAGTCTAACAAATTTATCAATTTGAAGAACGGAAATCATACTGTTTTTGTTAAAACCAAATTGGGCTGTGACCTGGGTTCAAAAACCTTCACTATATTTTCTTTAAGTAATATATTCACTCCTAATAATGACGGTGTAAATGATACCTGGAAGATCTCTGGAATAGAATACTACCCCAATTCTGAAGTGAAAATCATTGATAAAAATGGAATAACTGTAGTCAATCATACTACTAAAGGTGAAGCGTACGAATGGAACGGAGAGTCCAATGGCCGAAAACTACCGACAGATAGCTACTGGTACCAAATTAAACTGAGTGATGGAAGAATACTGCAAGGTTATGTGGTAATTAAAAATCGAAATTAAAAAAAATAATATGCTAGAGCTAAACGAACTTGAACTTGCACTATTGGAAGGTCTGTACACAAAATATCCGCAGCTAAAATCTCACAGTCCTTTTATCAAAATTACAGAGAGAAAACTCACCAATACTGGATTGGATGTACATCTTGAATACATTGATTTTAGTGGCGAATCAGATGAAATTAACGCGCTATTCAGCAATGGAGAAAATATACAGGTCAAGGGATTGAAAGAAGGCTTAAGCTACGTCATAGACGTCACGGCTGGACAGATAACCGCCATCGAGTTTTCTACTTACAATGAAAAATGGGATGGAAAATTAGCAGATTATAAGATCGTCGAAAAAGAATAAACTTATTTGAAAATAAAAAAGGATGAGCAAAACACTCATCCTTTTTTTTTATATTAAATCTTAAAGATTATTTAGTTGTCACAACTGTATTTTTCTGCCAGTTACTGTGGAATTTGCAATCCTTGTATTTGTTATCAATTGAGATAAAGATTGAAGGTATTTTTGCATTTACCCATTTCTCAACGATTTCGTTTTTCTTCTTGTTGAGAGCCATTTCCTTGATTCTTTCGTAATCTGTAGAGAGCTCCAATTGATGTGCATCGATGATGTCATTTACTTCAATGATGCTGATCATCTTTCTCTTCTGCTGATCCTCCTGCTGGAAAGGTTCCGTGATATCATTCTTCTTAAGACCTGCAATCTGATAAGAAACTGTTGGATCCAGACTCAACTTTTCTAATTTATCAGAACCGTCTTGAGCATTTGTCATAATACCTGCAGAGAATTTGTTGCTTTTGTCATCAGAGAATTTGTAAGCGGCATCTTTGAAAGTCATTTTCTTGTTTATAATCAAAGTTCTGATACTGTCCAGCTGCTTTCTTGTGGATGCAATTTCCTGGGCGTTGGGCGTACTTTTGATTAGAATATGTCTTGCATCATACTTCTTCCCATTTCTTTTGATAAGTGTAATCAAGTGGTAACCATATTCAGATTCTATAGGATCCGACATCTCACCTTCCTGAAGGTTAAGCGCTGCCGCCTCAAAAGGTTTTACCATCTGCCCTACGTTGATATTCTTATAAAGTCCACCCATTGCAGCAGAACCTTCGTCTTCGGAATAGATTCTTGCCTGGCTTTCGAAGCTTTCTCCTTTTTTGATGTCAGCTTTTATTTTATTTAATTTATCAATAATCTCCTGCTTGTGGGAAGATGAAATTTTTGGAAACATACTGATTTTTGAAAGCGCTACTTCATCTTTTACATTCGGTAACTGGAACTTGAACTGGTTGTAGAAATCAGTCACCTCATTCGGCGTCACATCTGCTTTCTCTGTAATCCTTCCGTATTTTGCCTGCCCGTAATAGTTGTCAGCATCAATTTTCTCTATTGCCGTTTTCATCTCGTAAGACGTACGGAATTTGTAAGCTGCCAACATTGCCTTCTCGTCCGGAAACTGAGAAAGAATCTGAGTGTATTTTGTACCAGCCATTTCTTTAATAGCCGCAGATCTGTTTTCTACCAATGTATCCTTCTTAGCTTCGTATATCAGTAACTTATTGTTCAGGATACTCTCCATAAAATCACATTTATCCCCCACATCTGCGCCTTGCTGTTTAGCATAGTTCGCTTGATCTTCTATGTCAGACTCCAATACAATTTCATCACCTATTACGGCCGCAATCCCATCTATGAGCTGACCTTTTTTTACCTGAGCAGAAAATTTTGTACTGAACAAGCACAACATTACTGACAATAAAAAAAGACATTTCGTGTATTTTAACATTATTTTTATTTATTAAGGTGCAAAATTAAGATTATCAACCAATCTTGCTTCATTTTTTGTTATAATTATTTCTTAAAATTTTTATTCAGTTCTGCCATAAAAGCGGGCTGAATTTCAACCTTCGTTTTTGCACGTTGTTCTGCAATGGTTTTCTGAAGTACTTTCTCTGTCACAGCGTCTGTCATATCTTCCTGAGCTTCTGCCTGCGTCATTTGCTGTTCTGGTAAAAGTGCGTCAATTGCAACTACAACATCTCTATCAGAAATTTTGGTTGTAAATGTTCCTTTTTTGAATGGCACGTTGTTCTTTTTGAAAATATCAGAAGATTCCTGAATTTTACCTTCTTCAAAGTGCACCAAAACCTGATTCTTATCGTTGACCTGATTTTTATATTTAGTTTTCAAAGTTTCCCATTTCTTAGGATCCTTGATTTCCTTTTCTATATCCTTCAGCAATTTTGGATCAGAAATGACTGCAGCTCTGGATTCTGCACGCTTTTCCCAAACGTATTTTGATTTGTTCTCGTTGTAGTACTCTGTGTAAAGTTTTGGATTATTCTTCACTTCATCCTTCAGGTATTCGGAAAAGATATATTCTGAAAATAGATTTTTCCTAAGATCATCTATTGCAGGTTTCACTTCGGGAAGATTCTCAAAATTCTTTGCATAAACGCCTACAATGTACTGCTCTGCTTGATAGTTCACCAAGTCTGGCCACTGGTTGGTTGGCAATTGCTCCAGATTTTTGTATTGGGAATCAATTGCTTTTTTCAGATCTTCGTAAGTCACTCTATTCTTTCCGTAAGAGAAAAGAACGGCCTTACTGTTTTTTGGATTAAGATAGTTTTGATAAGATTTTTTAATCTCTGCAAATTCAGCTGTTTCAGTGAATTTTTCTTGAGTTTTCAACCAATCAACCAGTTTTGAAGTCACCTCTTCACCATAACTGGTCGCCAGCATCTCTTTTTGGAAAAACTTTCTGTTAGTATCATTAAGTTCGTAAGGCTCAATATTGTAGATATTAAAAATAAAATATTTATCACCGAACAAAATTGGTGTTTTGGTGTAGAAATCTTTCTTTTGACCTTTCAAAGCGTTGTAAACTTCATCTGGCAAAATAGGTGAACCCATCACTGCACCTCCGGAATTTTTCTCATCTTCCGTGGTTCCGTAATCTTTCACAACAGCTTGAAACTTCTTCCCAGCGTCCAATTCTTTGTAGATTTTTGCTTTGTTCATTTCATAGTTCGCATCATTCGGAATCGTAAGGACTCCAAAAATCATGTAACCCAAGCTAGGTCTTGTCGCTACTACTTTTGCGAAGCCAACCACGTTTGGCTTGTCTATGAATGTAGTGTAAGTGTTTGCCGGGGCATTTTTCACCTGCTGGTACAAGTCGTAATCCAACATTCCTGGTTTTACATAAAAAGGTTTCGATGCTTCCGGCGTTCCATTCTTTGCAAGAAAATCTTCCATCGTCATTTTTCCTGCTTTCACCTGATTGTAAAGTGTTTTGTAATCAGTTTTATCGTCTGCCTTTTTCTCTTTAATGAAAAGCAAAACCTGAGTTTCTGTCTTGTTGGAATTTACATAATCAGAAAGGACAGGCTCAATAATAGCTTTCGGATAAAACTTTTGCTCTCTCAGTTCAGACATTCTCTGGTTCACAGAATTGACGAAAAAATTAAGCGTATCGGCTCTTTTCTCCTTTGCCAATTGTTGCAACAGAAGGAATTCTACAGTAGAATTAACTGATTTATCGGGTCCATTATTTTCAAGACCATATTTATTTTCTTTAATATAATCTTTTACAGAAATGCTGTCTTTACCAACAATCAGATATTGCGCAGAAGTCATCTGAGAAACGAATGCTAAAACAGCAGGAAAAAAAATCTTCTTCATTTGAATATTTTATAACACCCTTTTGAGTGAAAAATTTGTGTAAGGTTAAATTTAGATTACAGATTCGAAAGTCGTAAGCTCCTTGAACTGGTTGATTCTCTCGCTCAATTCTTCTTTCGTCACACTTTCGATTCTCTCTGTCCCGAATTTCTCAACTGTGAAAGAAGCCATTGCACTTCCAACAATAATTGCGGTTTTCATACTTTCAAAACTGAAATCACCTTTCTTTGTAAGATAAGATGCGAAACCACCTGCGAAAGTGTCTCCAGCGCCGGTTGGATCAAAAACTTCTTCCAAAGGCAATGCAGGGATCGCGAAAATTTTTCCGTCGTGGAAAAGCAATGCGCCGTGTTCTCCTTTTTTAATGATCACATATTTTGGTCCTAATTCGTGGATCTTCTTAGCAGCTTTCACCAAAGAATATTCTCCGGAAAGTTGTCTCGCTTCCTCATCATTAATTGTGATAACATCAGTCTTAGCAATTACTTTCATCAAGTTGTCCCAAGCGATGTCCATCCAGAAATTCATAGTATCAAGGATCACCAATTTTGGCTGCGTTTTCATTTTTTCTAAAACAGAAAGCTGAACTACAGGATCAAGATTTCCCAACAAAAGCACTTCTGCTTCGGAAGAATGCTCAGGAACTTTTGGATCGAAATCAGCTAAAACGTTTAGTTCTGTCACCAAAGTATCTCTGGAGTTCAAATCGTTGTGGTATTTCCCACTCCAGAAAAATGTTTTCCCATCTTTCACCATTTCTACCCCATCTACATTGATGTTTTTTGAAGTCATCATATCCAGATATTCCTGTGGGAAATCGCCGCCGATTACGGAAACCAAACTCACGTCTGTGTCCAAAGCTGCTGCTGCAAGTCCGATATAAGTGGCTGCACCACCGAGGATTTTATCTGTTTTTCCAAAAGGTGTTTCGATGGCATCAAATGCTACAGTTCCTACTGCTAGTAATTTCATATGTTAAGTTTTTTTGTCCGATGTCCGATGATGGATTTCGGAAGTATTTTATATTATTTTATTTTTTAGTTTTGATTCGAAAGTCTTCTGACCTTTGACTTCCAGCTTCGCAATTATTTTTTCCATTCAAATGAATCGATCAAGTGCAAAAGGTCTTTTTTGATATAATCTACAGCCGGCGCCAAAGAATCTGGACGCGGACGTGAATTGAAATATAAATTCCCAGTTACAAAATGTCTCGTGCTGTCTGTCACATAAAACTGAATATTTGATGCGGTTTGACCTTTCAGTTCATAAAAATTTCCGTAAACATTTTTCTCTGGGTAAGCGAATGATTTAGTATCAATCGCGCTGGCTTTGATGGTGTGTTCGTAAACCATTTTCTCTGCTTCCTTCACGTGAAGTTGGAAATCATTCTTGATCGGAAAATAAGTAATGAAAACATTAGCCTTCATATCAGGATAAGAGAGATTGTACCAACAGGCTTGTTTTGCATCTTTGATCTTAGCAAAATCCGAATATTCAAAAGAGTAATCACAAGGTGCAGAAAAGCTCAGATATTTCGGGGCTGGATATTCCAAACGCAAATCGCCTTTCGGTTTTGGAACCGGTTCTTTGCCGCAGGAGAAAAGTGATAAGCCGATGAAAACTCTGATCAGATTTTTAAACATTCCGCAAAAATAACAATTAGAATTGATACAGAGAATTTTGAATACTTAATTTTTGTTAAGAATAATTGATTTACAGAGAAATAATCATATATTAATGAGTGATATTTTTAACTCTATTGCTGATTTGGAGATTTTGCGGATTTATTTTAAAAGCATTTTTGTCATTCCGTAGGAATCTCAACAGTTTAGATTCCTACGGAATGACAAAATCGTGTTTTTGTACTGTGTTTTTGTTTTAACACTGAATTTGCAGCCCGACTTGAACGGAGCTCATTTTTTGTGGCTGGAAAAGCGATGGCAAAAAATAGCGGGAGTGGAAGGCGGAAAAGCTGCCCAAATAATATTAATTAGTTTTAAAAAGCGTTAAAATTGAAGATTAATCTGATGAAAATAAAATATTTGTAACCTTTTTCGGTTTCTGATCGTATAATATAATGCAACCTAAAGAATGAGGTTTTTATATGAGACAATTAAAAATTACAAAACAGGTTACCAACAGGGAAACCGCATCACTAGACAAGTATCTGCAAGAAATCGGAAAAGTGGAATTGATCACGGCCGATGAAGAGGTAGATTTAGCACAAAGAATCCGCGCTGGCGACAGAGCTGCGTTGGAGAAATTGATCAAAGCTAACTTACGTTTCGTGGTTTCCGTTTCCAAGCAGTATCAGAATCAGGGACTTTCTCTTCCCGATCTGATCAACGAAGGAAATCTTGGTCTAATGAAAGCGGCGAAAAGATATGATGAGACGAGAGGTTTCAAATTTATCTCCTACGCTGTTTGGTGGATTCGTCAGTCGATTTTGCAGGCTTTGGCCGAGCAGTCGAGAATTGTGAGATTGCCATTGAATAAGATTGGTTCTATCAACAAGATCAACAAAGCTTATGCTCACCTGGAGCAAGAGAACGAAAGACCACCTTCTCCGGAAGAGTTGGCAGAAGTTCTTGATATGAGCGAGGAAGACATCAAGGAATCTATGAAAAACAGTGGTCGTCACCTATCGATGGATGCGCCACTTGTGGAAGGTGAAGATTCTAACCTTTATGACGTTTTGCGTTCGGGAGAATCGCCTAGTCCAGATAAGGATCTGATGTTGGAATCTCTACAGATCGAAATCGAAAGAGCACTTCAAACTTTGACGCCGAGAGAGGCTGACTTGGTAAGATTGTATTTCGGATTGAACGGAAAACACCCAATGACGCTTGAAGAAATTGGTGAAACTTTTGACCTTACGAGAGAAAGAGTTCGCCAGATCAAAGAAAA belongs to Chryseobacterium sp. KACC 21268 and includes:
- a CDS encoding PfkB family carbohydrate kinase — encoded protein: MKLLAVGTVAFDAIETPFGKTDKILGGAATYIGLAAAALDTDVSLVSVIGGDFPQEYLDMMTSKNINVDGVEMVKDGKTFFWSGKYHNDLNSRDTLVTELNVLADFDPKVPEHSSEAEVLLLGNLDPVVQLSVLEKMKTQPKLVILDTMNFWMDIAWDNLMKVIAKTDVITINDEEARQLSGEYSLVKAAKKIHELGPKYVIIKKGEHGALLFHDGKIFAIPALPLEEVFDPTGAGDTFAGGFASYLTKKGDFSFESMKTAIIVGSAMASFTVEKFGTERIESVTKEELSERINQFKELTTFESVI
- a CDS encoding RNA polymerase sigma factor RpoD/SigA, whose product is MRQLKITKQVTNRETASLDKYLQEIGKVELITADEEVDLAQRIRAGDRAALEKLIKANLRFVVSVSKQYQNQGLSLPDLINEGNLGLMKAAKRYDETRGFKFISYAVWWIRQSILQALAEQSRIVRLPLNKIGSINKINKAYAHLEQENERPPSPEELAEVLDMSEEDIKESMKNSGRHLSMDAPLVEGEDSNLYDVLRSGESPSPDKDLMLESLQIEIERALQTLTPREADLVRLYFGLNGKHPMTLEEIGETFDLTRERVRQIKEKAIKRLKHNTRSKILKSYLGK
- a CDS encoding peptidylprolyl isomerase, coding for MLCLFSTKFSAQVKKGQLIDGIAAVIGDEIVLESDIEDQANYAKQQGADVGDKCDFMESILNNKLLIYEAKKDTLVENRSAAIKEMAGTKYTQILSQFPDEKAMLAAYKFRTSYEMKTAIEKIDADNYYGQAKYGRITEKADVTPNEVTDFYNQFKFQLPNVKDEVALSKISMFPKISSSHKQEIIDKLNKIKADIKKGESFESQARIYSEDEGSAAMGGLYKNINVGQMVKPFEAAALNLQEGEMSDPIESEYGYHLITLIKRNGKKYDARHILIKSTPNAQEIASTRKQLDSIRTLIINKKMTFKDAAYKFSDDKSNKFSAGIMTNAQDGSDKLEKLSLDPTVSYQIAGLKKNDITEPFQQEDQQKRKMISIIEVNDIIDAHQLELSTDYERIKEMALNKKKNEIVEKWVNAKIPSIFISIDNKYKDCKFHSNWQKNTVVTTK
- the gldD gene encoding gliding motility lipoprotein GldD codes for the protein MFKNLIRVFIGLSLFSCGKEPVPKPKGDLRLEYPAPKYLSFSAPCDYSFEYSDFAKIKDAKQACWYNLSYPDMKANVFITYFPIKNDFQLHVKEAEKMVYEHTIKASAIDTKSFAYPEKNVYGNFYELKGQTASNIQFYVTDSTRHFVTGNLYFNSRPRPDSLAPAVDYIKKDLLHLIDSFEWKK